DNA from Thermococcus argininiproducens:
GCTCATGAGGCTCTCTCAAAAAATGCGGGTTTCCCGCATGAGAGAGCCGAGGTTTAGAGAAAGCTTTAAAAACCCACCCTAATGAATAGACTTAGGTATAACTTTGGAGGTGTGTTAAGATGGCAAAAGAGAAGCCACACGTTAATGTAGTGTTTATCGGACACGTAGACCACGGAAAGAGTACAACAATCGGAAGATTGCTCTTCGACACAGCCAACATTCCAGAGCAAATCATCAAGAAGTTCGAGGAAATGGGTGAAAAGGGTAAGTCATTCAAGTTCGCTTGGGTTATGGACAGACTAAAAGAGGAGAGAGAAAGAGGTATTACAATCGACGTTGCTCACACCAAGTTCGAGACTCCACACAGATACATTACCATTATCGACGCTCCAGGCCACAGAGATTTCGTTAAGAACATGATCACTGGTGCAAGCCAAGCTGATACCGCAATCCTTGTTGTTGCCGCTACCGATGGTGTCATGCCACAAACCAAGGAGCACGCTTTCCTTGCGAGAACTCTTGGTATCAGCAACATCATCGTTGCGATCAACAAGATGGATATGGTCAAATACGATGAGAAGAAGTTCAAGGAGGTTGCCGAGCAAGTCAAGAAGCTTCTAATGATGCTCGGTTACAAGAACTTCCCAATCATCCCAATCAGCGCTTGGGAGGGCGACAACGTAGTCAAGAAGAGCGAAAATACACCCTGGTACAAGGGACCAACACTCATCGAGGCCCTTGACCAAGTTCCAGAGCCAGAGAAACCAATCGACAAGCCACTTAGAATCCCAATCCAAGACGTTTACTCAATTAAGGGTGTTGGTACAGTTCCAGTTGGTAGAGTTGAGACTGGAAAACTCAAAGTCGGTGACGTTGTTATCTTCGAGCCAGCATCAACAATCTTCCACAAGCCAATACAAGGTGAAGTTAAGAGCATTGAAATGCACCATGAGTCAATGCCAGAAGCTCTTCCAGGTGACAACATTGGTTTCAACGTCAGAGGTGTCGGTAAGAACGACATAAAGAGAGGTGACGTTGCAGGCCACTCAAACAACCC
Protein-coding regions in this window:
- the tuf gene encoding translation elongation factor EF-1 subunit alpha produces the protein MAKEKPHVNVVFIGHVDHGKSTTIGRLLFDTANIPEQIIKKFEEMGEKGKSFKFAWVMDRLKEERERGITIDVAHTKFETPHRYITIIDAPGHRDFVKNMITGASQADTAILVVAATDGVMPQTKEHAFLARTLGISNIIVAINKMDMVKYDEKKFKEVAEQVKKLLMMLGYKNFPIIPISAWEGDNVVKKSENTPWYKGPTLIEALDQVPEPEKPIDKPLRIPIQDVYSIKGVGTVPVGRVETGKLKVGDVVIFEPASTIFHKPIQGEVKSIEMHHESMPEALPGDNIGFNVRGVGKNDIKRGDVAGHSNNPPTVVRPKDTFKAQIIVLNHPTAITIGYTPVLHAHTTQVAVRFEQLLAKLDPRTGNIVEENPQFIKTGDSAIVLLRPTKPMVIEPVKELPQLGRFAIRDMGQTVAAGMVISIQKGE